In Cervus elaphus chromosome 7, mCerEla1.1, whole genome shotgun sequence, the following proteins share a genomic window:
- the IER3 gene encoding radiation-inducible immediate-early gene IEX-1 — translation MCHSRSSLPTMTVLRAPTPVSSTSPGPRRGSGPEIFTFDPLPEPAVAPAARPSATRGHRKRSRRVLYPRVVRRQLPVEDPNPAKRLLFILLTIIFCQILMAEDGASAPLAPEDTSNAPSPAPTAAAPVFEPLNLTSEPSDYALDLSTFLQQHPAAF, via the exons ATGTGTCACTCTCGCAGCTCCCTCCCCACCATGACCGTCCTGCGGGCTCCGACCCCGGTCTCCTCCACCAGCCCGGGACCCCGACGGGGCTCCGGTCCAGAGATCTTCACCTTCGACCCTCTCCCGGAGCCCGCGGTGGCCCCCGCCGCGCGCCCAAGCGCCACCCGCGGGCACCGAAAGCGCAGCCGTAGGGTCCTCTACCCACGAGTG GTCCGGCGTCAGCTGCCAGTCGAGGATCCGAACCCTGCCAAAAGGCTGCTCTTTATCCTGCTGACCATCATCTTCTGCCAGATCCTAATGGCTGAAGACGGTGCGTCTGCACCCCTGGCCCCGGAGGACACCTCCAACGCGCCGTCCCCCGCGCCCACCGCTGCAGCCCCGGTCTTCGAGCCCCTTAATCTGACCTCGGAGCCCTCGGACTACGCTTTGGATCTCAGCACTTTTCTCCAGCAACACCCGGCCGCCTTCTAA
- the FLOT1 gene encoding flotillin-1 isoform X1, which produces MFFTCGPNEAMVVSGFCRSPPVMVAGGRVFVLPCIQQIQRISLNTLTLNVKSEKVYTRHGVPISVTGIAQVKIQGQNKEMLAAACQMFLGKTEAEIAHIALETLEGHQRAIMAHMTVEEIYKDRQKFSEQVFKVASSDLVNMGISVVSYTLKDIHDDQDYLHSLGKARTAQVQKDARIGEAEAKRDAGIREAKAKQEKVSAQYLSEIEMAKAQRDYELKKAAYDIEVNTRRAQADLAYQLQVAKTKQQIEEQRVQVQVVERAQQVAVQEQEIARREKELEARVRKPAEAERYRLERLAEAEKSQLIMQAEAEAESVRMRGEAEAFAIEARARAEAEQMAKKAEAFQLYQEAAQLDMLLEKLPQVAEEISGPLTSANKITLVSSGSGAMGAAKVTGEVLDILSRLPESVERLTGVSISQVNHKPLRTA; this is translated from the exons ATGTTTTTCACCTGTGGCCCAAATGAGGCCATGGTGGTCTCCG GTTTCTGCCGGAGCCCCCCAGTCATGGTAGCTGGAGGCCGTGTCTTTGTTCTGCCCTGCATTCAGCAAATCCAGAG GATCTCACTCAACACACTGACCCTCAATGTCAAGAGTGAAAAGGTTTACACTCGCCATGGGGTCCCCATCTCAGTCACTGGCATTGCCCAG GTGAAGATCCAGGGCCAGAACAAGGAGATGCTGGCTGCCGCCTGCCAGATGTTCCTGGGGAAGACGGAGGCAGAGATCGCCCACATTGCGCTGGAGACACTGGAGGGCCACCAGAGGGCTATCATGGCCCACATGACCGTGGAG GAAATCTATAAGGACAGGCAGAAATTCTCAGAGCAGGTTTTCAAAGTGGCCTCCTCAGACCTGGTCAACATGGGCATCAGTGTGGTCAGCTACACCCTGAAGGACATTCACGATGATCAG GACTATTTGCACTCCTTGGGGAAGGCTCGAACAGCTCAGGTCCAAAAAGATGCTCGGATTGGGGAAGCAGAAGCCAAAAGAGACGCCGGGATCCGG GAGGCCAAAGccaagcaggaaaaggtgtctgCTCAGTACCTGAGCGAGATCGAAATGGCCAAGGCACAGAGGGACTACGAACTGAAGAAGGCCGCATATGACATCGAAGTCAACACGCGCCGAGCACAGGCTGACCTGGCCTATCAACTTCAG GTGGCCAAGACGAAACAGCAGATCGAGGAGCAGCGGGTGCAGGTGCAGGTGGTGGAGCGGGCCCAGCAGGTGGCAGTGCAGGAGCAGGAGATCGCCCGCCGGGAGAAGGAGCTGGAGGCCCGCGTGCGCAAGCCGGCGGAAGCGGAGCGCTACAGGCTGGAGCGCCTGGCGGAGGCAGAGAA GTCCCAGCTGATCATGCAAGCGGAGGCAGAAGCCGAGTCTGTGCGG ATGCGTGGGGAAGCCGAGGCCTTTGCCATAGAGGCCCGAGCCAGGGCCGAGGCTGAGCAGATGGCCAAGAAGGCAGAGGCATTCCAGCTGTACCAGGAGGCTGCTCAGCTGGACATGCTGCTGGAGAAGCTGCCCCAG GTGGCAGAGGAGATCAGTGGTCCTCTGACCTCAGCCAATAAGATCACACTGGTGTCCAGTGGAAGTGGGGCCATGGGGGCGGCCAAAGTGACCGGGGAAGTGCTGGACATCCTGAGCCGCCTGCCGGAGAGCGTCGAGAGACTCACAGGCGTCAGCATCTCCCAG GTGAACCACAAGCCTCTGCGAACAGCCTGA
- the FLOT1 gene encoding flotillin-1 isoform X2: MLAAACQMFLGKTEAEIAHIALETLEGHQRAIMAHMTVEEIYKDRQKFSEQVFKVASSDLVNMGISVVSYTLKDIHDDQDYLHSLGKARTAQVQKDARIGEAEAKRDAGIREAKAKQEKVSAQYLSEIEMAKAQRDYELKKAAYDIEVNTRRAQADLAYQLQVAKTKQQIEEQRVQVQVVERAQQVAVQEQEIARREKELEARVRKPAEAERYRLERLAEAEKSQLIMQAEAEAESVRMRGEAEAFAIEARARAEAEQMAKKAEAFQLYQEAAQLDMLLEKLPQVAEEISGPLTSANKITLVSSGSGAMGAAKVTGEVLDILSRLPESVERLTGVSISQVNHKPLRTA; the protein is encoded by the exons ATGCTGGCTGCCGCCTGCCAGATGTTCCTGGGGAAGACGGAGGCAGAGATCGCCCACATTGCGCTGGAGACACTGGAGGGCCACCAGAGGGCTATCATGGCCCACATGACCGTGGAG GAAATCTATAAGGACAGGCAGAAATTCTCAGAGCAGGTTTTCAAAGTGGCCTCCTCAGACCTGGTCAACATGGGCATCAGTGTGGTCAGCTACACCCTGAAGGACATTCACGATGATCAG GACTATTTGCACTCCTTGGGGAAGGCTCGAACAGCTCAGGTCCAAAAAGATGCTCGGATTGGGGAAGCAGAAGCCAAAAGAGACGCCGGGATCCGG GAGGCCAAAGccaagcaggaaaaggtgtctgCTCAGTACCTGAGCGAGATCGAAATGGCCAAGGCACAGAGGGACTACGAACTGAAGAAGGCCGCATATGACATCGAAGTCAACACGCGCCGAGCACAGGCTGACCTGGCCTATCAACTTCAG GTGGCCAAGACGAAACAGCAGATCGAGGAGCAGCGGGTGCAGGTGCAGGTGGTGGAGCGGGCCCAGCAGGTGGCAGTGCAGGAGCAGGAGATCGCCCGCCGGGAGAAGGAGCTGGAGGCCCGCGTGCGCAAGCCGGCGGAAGCGGAGCGCTACAGGCTGGAGCGCCTGGCGGAGGCAGAGAA GTCCCAGCTGATCATGCAAGCGGAGGCAGAAGCCGAGTCTGTGCGG ATGCGTGGGGAAGCCGAGGCCTTTGCCATAGAGGCCCGAGCCAGGGCCGAGGCTGAGCAGATGGCCAAGAAGGCAGAGGCATTCCAGCTGTACCAGGAGGCTGCTCAGCTGGACATGCTGCTGGAGAAGCTGCCCCAG GTGGCAGAGGAGATCAGTGGTCCTCTGACCTCAGCCAATAAGATCACACTGGTGTCCAGTGGAAGTGGGGCCATGGGGGCGGCCAAAGTGACCGGGGAAGTGCTGGACATCCTGAGCCGCCTGCCGGAGAGCGTCGAGAGACTCACAGGCGTCAGCATCTCCCAG GTGAACCACAAGCCTCTGCGAACAGCCTGA